Proteins from one Ananas comosus cultivar F153 linkage group 5, ASM154086v1, whole genome shotgun sequence genomic window:
- the LOC109710911 gene encoding uncharacterized protein LOC109710911, with product MFRNKILIRASPSSSSNLFLLPLSLSLSLSAPLPPPTLSLDLETLCWKLSRQWRLACLLQPSHILLLYQRAQSDAVARVVAELAKALPSIEVGEEEEVKSESLIAKAVECGLRSIMLDQKWTCVGNNTFVESTFSCSEERSNLCAINVQVQSEMDEFVFLLSPDVLRFTRHKISDLLSSKMMERFENKKEVILEESNFLTSCTTLPLLYEGHVIGFNKVAPSGESIDKLMALWSFKHGLRLASDHFIAVQLAYGCGKNMQWLPSSFVLRGSGFAPATQTIRSTKAMNALESFMKVLDAWDFFSQDFLIVKELLSVGNAISSGTKLPTWEKATCNLAYCTGKSNNSNDSRVFTHTSIASKVSCLALDFHTPRPALVNATCDKSVELTEIQGSVISLLKNDVEVVANVVNRISKPNSTCTCQPPAIKSTNLANGPDQYRVPSFTTKKRTDVHKDVDSPNKLTHADSESSTCKFALEEDTSIKRGVNVQSVSSENSQRKNDAFLSSNSSGNLAKVTQVGASGKRNSSCKKKIRPFPLFCFASHFCKTIKLL from the exons ATGTTCCGCAACAAGATCCTAATCCGcgcctctccctcctcttcctccaatctcttcctcctccccctctccctctccctctccctctccgcccCCCTTCCTCCTCCCACCCTCTCCCTCGACCTCGAAACCCTATGTTGGAAGCTCTCCCGTCAATGGCGCCTTGCGTGCCTCCTCCAACCCTCCCACATCCTCCTCCTCTACCAG AGAGCTCAATCCGATGCCGTCGCTCGAGTTGTCGCTGAGCTCGCCAAAGCCCTACCCTCCATTGAG GtcggggaagaagaagaggtgaaGTCGGAATCGCTCATTGCTAAAGCGGTTGAATGTGGGCTACGATCTATTATGCTTGATCAAAAATGGACTTGTGTGGGGAACAACACTTTTGTGGAATCAACCTTTAGTTGCAGTGAGGAGAGAAGTAATCTATGCGCCATTAATGTG CAAGTTCAGTCGGAGATGGATGAATTTGTATTTCTTCTCTCCCCTGATGTTCTTCGATTCACCCGACATAAG ATCTCAGATTTACTTAGCTCCAAAATGATGGAAAGGTTTGAGAATAAGAAGGAAGTCATTTTGGAGGAATCTAATTTTCTGACATCTTGCACCACTCTCCCTTTGCTTTATGAGGGGCATGTGATAG GGTTCAACAAGGTGGCCCCTTCTGGAGAAAGTATTGACAAGCTTATGGCACTTTGGTCATTCAAG CATGGCTTAAGATTGGCCAGCGATCACTTCATCGCAGTTCAACTTGCTTATGGTTGTGGAAAGAACATGCAATG GTTACCATCTTCTTTTGTTCTCCGAGGCTCAGGGTTTGCTCCAGCTACACAAACTATTAGAAGCACAAAGGCTATGAATGCTTTGGAGTCATTCATGAAAGTGCTTGATG CTTGGGATTTCTTCAGTCAAGATTTCTTAATTGTCAAG GAACTTCTATCTGTTGGTAATGCTATAAGCAGTGGTACAAAACTACCGACTTGGGAAAAGGCCACATGTAACTTGGCATATTGTACTGGAAAAAGCAATAATTCTAATGATAGCCGTGTCTTCACTCATACAAGTATTGCTTCAAAGGTTTCTTGTTTAGCTCTAg ATTTTCACACCCCAAGGCCAGCCTTGGTGAATGCTACTTGTGATAAATCTGTGGAGCTTACTGAAATTCAAGGAAGTGTTATATCATTGCTCAAGAATGATGTAGAAGTTGTAGCAAATGTTGTCAATAGAATTTCTAAACCAAATTCAACTTGTACATGCCAACCGCCAGCCATTAAAAGCACCAATTTGG CTAATGGGCCAGACCAGTATCGGGTGCCTTCATTTACTACAAAGAAAAGAACAGATGTACACAAAG ATGTCGACAGTCCCAATAAACTAACGCATGCTGATTCTGAATCTTCAACATGCAAA TTTGCACTGGAAGAAGACACTTCAATAAAAAGAGGAGTCAATGTGCAGTCTGTT AGTTCTGAAAATTCTCAAAGGAAGAATGATGCTTTTCTCAGCAGTAATTCGTCAGGAAATCTTGCAAAAG TGACACAAGTAGGTGCTTCAGGGAAGAGGAACTCATCCTGCAAAAAGAAGATAAGACCCTTTCCCTTATTTTGTTTTGCTTCTCATTTTTGCAAGACTATTAAATTATTGTGA